The Synergistes jonesii sequence CCGCCCTCGTCGTAATCCTCTTCGTAAAATTCCTCTTCCGCGGATGAACTTCTTCTTCCGCGGCGCGTCGGCCTCGCCTCTTCCTCTTCGCCGTCGCGCGCGCGTTTGCCGCCGCGTTCGCGCAGGAGGCGCTCTTCCATGTCGAGCCTTTCCTCTTCCTCCTCGCGTTCGCGCAGGGTCTTTCTGCGCCGCACCGCCGGTGAGTCGTAGTCGTACTCTTTTTTGCCACGCACGACGAACTGGCGTTCTCTTTTTTCAGGATCTCTCATTTCGTCCCTCCGTCCGTTATCTTTGTGTCGGATGTTCTCTGATGTACTGTACGACGCCCTGCGCGATCGCGCGGCAGAGCTTGTCGCGGTATGACGCCGAGGAGAGCCTCGCCGCCTCCGGCGCGTTCGTCAGATAGCCCATTTCAACGAGGACGGCCGGCATCCCGGCGCCGCGCAGGACGAAGAAGGGCGCCTGGGCGACTTTTCTCATCGGAAGCCCCGCCGCCTTCGACGAACGGTGCAGCATCTCGGAGAGCGCGGTGCTTTCGTTTATTTTGTCGTTCTGCTGCATGTCGCCGAGTATCTTCAGCAGAAGCTGAGTTTTTTTGTCGGCGTTCTTCGCCGCCGCCGCGCTGTCCACGCCGGCCGAGACTTCCCTGTTTTCGGCGATGGCCAAGTTCATGGCGTCCCTGTCCGAGGGCAGCGCCATGATGTAGTATTCGAGCCCTGCGACGCCGCCGCGCCCCTTCGGCATCGCATTGCAGTGAAGGCTCACAAAGACGTCGGCGTCGTTTTTGTTCGCGAAGGCCGTACGCTCGGCGAGCTTCAGGAAGACGTCCTTGGCGCGCGTCAGCCGCGCATCGACGCCGTACGACGCCAAGATGCCCTTGAGCTGCAGCGCGGCCTTCAGGTTTATGTCCTTTTCGCGCACGTTGTTGGCCACGGCCCCCGGGTCGTGCCCGCCGTGTCCCGCGTCTACGACGACTATCGGACGTCTGTTCCCAGTGAAGGGAGAAGCCGCAGCCGGAGCGGCCGGCTGGGGCGGCGCGGGCTTTTCTTCGGGGGGCGCCGGCGGCTCGACGCTCGGCTGCTCTTCCGCCTTCGGCGCTTCGGCGCTCCGGGGGACCAGCTCCTGGGGCGCCGGCTCGCTGCCGTCGCTCTTGGCGCTCCGACGCTCCGCCGCCTCACGCTGCGCCCGCTCCGTCTCCGGCGAAGAGGGCTCGGCCTTCGGTATCTCCACGAGAGGCGCCCTGCCGGAGCGAGAATCACCCGGCGCGCTCTGATTCTGCGTGGGCTGCGCCGCAGGCTCCCGAGCCGGCGCGGCGCCCCAGCGGAAGTTCGCTTCTTTGCCGGTCGAGGCGAAGAAATATTCCACCGCGTCCTTCACGCCGCCCGCTTCGCCCCACCAGTGCCCGTCGCCGCTCGAAACGGGAATCGGAAGGCTCACTATCTTCCCCGCAGAGCGGACGACGTTCGACGCGTTCCAGAATTCGATCTTTCTGCCGCTCATCGTCGAAGATATCGACGTGAGGTCCCTTTTCGGGAGCAGGCCTAGCGACATGAGCACTTCGTCTATCGCGACTTCGCGATACGACGAGGTCGTGCGCGTCGGTATGTCCCCTTTTTTCACTGCTCCGTTCCACAGCTCGATCGTATCCTCCGCGCAAGCGCGGCAGTGTGGAATCAGAAGGAGCGCGGCCGCCGCGATAAGCAAGGCGGCCATTATTTTCCTATTTACCCGCAATGACAACATTTTCGACCACCATCGTCGGCGCGGCCACGGAGCCCGAGAACGTCAGGTCCGAGGCCACGGCCGTTATTTTTTTCATGAAGTCCGAGAGATTCGACGCGATAGTCACGCCGCTCACAGGGACGGTAAGATTTCCGTTTTCGATGCGCAGCCCCTTCGCACCGAGCGAAAAGTCTCCGCTTACGGGGTCCATCGTGTGAAGCCCCATGAACTCCGTTATGTACAGTCCGTTCGCTATCCGCGAGCGCAGGGCTTCGGGGCTTTCGCCGCCGGGCTCCAGGATCAGGTTCGTCGTGCCGACGTCCGGCAGGGAGGACATCCCCCTGCTGCAGTTGCCCGTCGAAAGGACGCCGTCCTTCGCGGCACACTGAAGGTTATAAAGGAAAGCGTTCGCCGTGCCGCCCTTTATAAGCTCGGTCCTTCCCGTGGGAACTCCTTCGTAGTCCCACGACGACGTGCCCTGCCGCCACGGGATGCGCCCGTCGTCGGTGAGGCTCACGCACGGCGACGCCACCGCCTCGCCGAGCCTGCCGCGCATCATCGAACGCCCCTTCTGCACGTCGGAGGCGCAGAAGAGCCTGCCTATGGCCTCCGCAAGCGACGCGGCGGCCTCAGGTTCGATCATCACGGTGTAAGAAGCGGTCGGAAGCGGCTCGCCGCCGAGCGCCGCGACCGTGTCTTTCACCGCGCGCTTCGCTATTCTTTCAACGTCGAATTCATCCATGCGGAGCGCTTCTATGCCGTAGCCGCCCTCTTCCGTATACTCTCCGCCGGCCGCGAGCACCAACACGCCGCAAGCGGCGCTCGAAGAGCTTTCCCAGCCCGAGAGCCCCTTCGTCGTCGCGAAGAAGGATTCTCCCCAGCCGTCGCGCCAGTACGCTTCGCGGACGGATTTGACGCGCGGGTCAGCTTCGCGTGCGACGCGCGTCATCTCAAGGCAGCGGCTCATGCGCTCCTCCCGGCTTATCGCGCGTATGCTCAGATCCTCGGCGTCGAGCTCCGGATCGCTAACGAGCGGTCCTTCGTAGAGCGTCACTCCCTCATCCGACTCCGACGCGCGCGCGTTGTGCAAGCTCCATTCGACAAGCGAGCCGACGGACGCTTTGTCGAGCCGGCTGCCGTAGGCTATGCCCTGGCGCCCGTCCGAGATTATCGTGCGCACCCCTATGCCGGCCGCTGAGCCG is a genomic window containing:
- a CDS encoding N-acetylmuramoyl-L-alanine amidase family protein; this encodes MAALLIAAAALLLIPHCRACAEDTIELWNGAVKKGDIPTRTTSSYREVAIDEVLMSLGLLPKRDLTSISSTMSGRKIEFWNASNVVRSAGKIVSLPIPVSSGDGHWWGEAGGVKDAVEYFFASTGKEANFRWGAAPAREPAAQPTQNQSAPGDSRSGRAPLVEIPKAEPSSPETERAQREAAERRSAKSDGSEPAPQELVPRSAEAPKAEEQPSVEPPAPPEEKPAPPQPAAPAAASPFTGNRRPIVVVDAGHGGHDPGAVANNVREKDINLKAALQLKGILASYGVDARLTRAKDVFLKLAERTAFANKNDADVFVSLHCNAMPKGRGGVAGLEYYIMALPSDRDAMNLAIAENREVSAGVDSAAAAKNADKKTQLLLKILGDMQQNDKINESTALSEMLHRSSKAAGLPMRKVAQAPFFVLRGAGMPAVLVEMGYLTNAPEAARLSSASYRDKLCRAIAQGVVQYIREHPTQR
- a CDS encoding TldD/PmbA family protein, with translation MSGFPARGEAEALAEYALDRALKGGAGGADVIYCASRGNTLSLLDGEIEECASGSAAGIGVRTIISDGRQGIAYGSRLDKASVGSLVEWSLHNARASESDEGVTLYEGPLVSDPELDAEDLSIRAISREERMSRCLEMTRVAREADPRVKSVREAYWRDGWGESFFATTKGLSGWESSSSAACGVLVLAAGGEYTEEGGYGIEALRMDEFDVERIAKRAVKDTVAALGGEPLPTASYTVMIEPEAAASLAEAIGRLFCASDVQKGRSMMRGRLGEAVASPCVSLTDDGRIPWRQGTSSWDYEGVPTGRTELIKGGTANAFLYNLQCAAKDGVLSTGNCSRGMSSLPDVGTTNLILEPGGESPEALRSRIANGLYITEFMGLHTMDPVSGDFSLGAKGLRIENGNLTVPVSGVTIASNLSDFMKKITAVASDLTFSGSVAAPTMVVENVVIAGK